The nucleotide sequence GGTCATGGATGCAATATTGCCCCGACTGTCGGCAACCGAGATATGGGTGGTGCCGCGGCTGAACCGGCGCATCCTCCCTACGCTTGCCTCGCTATCCCTCCCTGCGATAAAATCAGCCAGGGTTTGAGGGCTGTCAACCCCCTGCTTCCGTAAGCGCTCCACCTCCTGCATAAGCCCCAAGGTGCGCAGCAGATATTCCGGGCTGCCCCATTGTTCAAGAGACCCAGCTACCTCTCCAATCTTCTCTTGTAAGAACAAAGACAGGCCGACCAGAGAACCCCCTAAATCCGGGGCGGTCAGCAGGGTATGGCCATGATAGGGTACCCGCAGGGGTTTGCGCTCAATTACCCTGTAGGCCCCAAGGTCTTCTGCCGTCAGTAGGCCGTCACCGTTGCGCATTTCCTGATCTATCAGGTGGGCTATCTCACCACAATAGAACTCCTTGCCCTTATCCTCGGCAAGCTGCCGAAGGAAGGCAGCCAGTTCAGGGACCTCCAGGGTTGCCCCTGCCCGAAGAAGGGCTCCATCAGGTTCATAGAGGGTGCGCCCGGGGGCCGTCATAGTAAGAATAGGTCGCAACAGCCGGATGAATTCGGCCTGAAAGGCATTGATCCTATGTCCCTCGGCCAAAATTACAGCTGGTTCAATGACCTCGCTCAGGGGCATCCTGCCCAGCCGTTCATGGATATGGAGCAATCCCTTCAGGGTACCGGGAACAGCCACAGAGCCTAAGCCGATATTAAACTCCTGGTCTGATCCGCCAAATTCCACCTTGATCGGATAAAAATGCGGTTCCAGCTGGGAGGTCTCCAGGCCGAGGCCAGGGGTATCAACAAAAAAATCAAAAAATATCTCCTGCTGATCCGCTGTCCGGGCCAGGGCAAAACCGCCTCCGCCCAAACTGGTCAGCATCTGCTCTGCAACGGTACCGGCAAAACCGGCTGCAACCACTGCGTCAAAGGCATTGCCGCCTGCTTCCAGGATGAGGGCTGCTGCCCCGGTCACCGCCTCATGCCCGGCAGCGACTACTGCTTTCTTCTTCATCTTTCCCTTCATTACTGCTCTCTCAGCCAATAATCATTGCGCAGGCTGGTGATCATCTCTTTAAATTTTTTCGGCTCGCCCCCTGCCAACAGACGCTGTCGATCAGCACTGGTGCCCTGCTCCAAAATGTTGTACAGATCCTGAAGATAACCAGTTGTACCAAACCGCTCAGTCACAGGATGAATGAGCTGAAGCAATCTGTCTGCAGCCTGACGCAGGGGCAGATCAGCACCACCCAATAATCCGTAGATATCCACAAAACGGCCGCCGAGCCCATGCCGGGCTGCCTGCCATTTATTACATTTCAACATTTGCAGACTGACCGGACGGGAGGAAAGATTTGTTTCTGCAAGAAAGGCGGCCAATGCCTGAATAGCAGCTGTCAAGCCCAGGATAGAATAAAACCGGTAGGGCAGATCGCAGATACGAATCTCCACCGTACCGAATCCAGGACTCGGCCGTACATCCCACCAAAGATCCTTGAGCCGCTCAATGGCCTGATGCGCATGCAGATTATTGACCTCATCAATGTATCCCTGCCAAGTCCCCATATAGCCGGAGATACCCGCTAAAGGGAGGACCTCGAACAACTTAGTCCTATAGGATTGAAAGCCTGTGTCTCGACCA is from Candidatus Electrothrix sp. GW3-4 and encodes:
- a CDS encoding YbdK family carboxylate-amine ligase, with the protein product MQDNAFTPVFNGSQEYTLGVELEFQLVDRQSLDLVPRVNNILEDLVPEGSDRIVPEFLQSIIELQTGVCEHVDDVADDLSRIIHLVEDTAVHEDCYLYSTSLHPFADPSAQLLSKGERYRRIMDELQQVGRQFITQGMHVHVGMPDRDTAIRVCDIIQPYLPILLALSCSSPFFCGRDTGFQSYRTKLFEVLPLAGISGYMGTWQGYIDEVNNLHAHQAIERLKDLWWDVRPSPGFGTVEIRICDLPYRFYSILGLTAAIQALAAFLAETNLSSRPVSLQMLKCNKWQAARHGLGGRFVDIYGLLGGADLPLRQAADRLLQLIHPVTERFGTTGYLQDLYNILEQGTSADRQRLLAGGEPKKFKEMITSLRNDYWLREQ
- a CDS encoding gamma-glutamyltransferase — its product is MKKKAVVAAGHEAVTGAAALILEAGGNAFDAVVAAGFAGTVAEQMLTSLGGGGFALARTADQQEIFFDFFVDTPGLGLETSQLEPHFYPIKVEFGGSDQEFNIGLGSVAVPGTLKGLLHIHERLGRMPLSEVIEPAVILAEGHRINAFQAEFIRLLRPILTMTAPGRTLYEPDGALLRAGATLEVPELAAFLRQLAEDKGKEFYCGEIAHLIDQEMRNGDGLLTAEDLGAYRVIERKPLRVPYHGHTLLTAPDLGGSLVGLSLFLQEKIGEVAGSLEQWGSPEYLLRTLGLMQEVERLRKQGVDSPQTLADFIAGRDSEASVGRMRRFSRGTTHISVADSRGNIASMTCSNGEGSGYFVPGTGIMLNNMMGEDDLHPDGFHAEPPGQRVRSMMSPSALLYENEVKLVFGSGGSKRIRTALSQVLTQYVDFKRDLVEAVQAPRLHWDDDGGVLQIEPGIDAQAIAAVQKQVPINLWDDRNVYFGGVHAVMPGVGGVGDPRRGGSVAVVEL